The segment GCCGTTAAACGATGCGCgataaataaaacagaaaagaTTTCGGCAGCGCGCGCGTCGATAACACAAGAGAGATGCCAAGAGCGATTTTATTTGGCGTCTAGCTCCAGCCCATGCAATTTAATACACAACAGTGGCCCTGAGAGGAAACCCTGGCCGACCCTGACCCCGCATGACGCCACAAGAGTCGCTGGATTTTTTGCTCCTACGGGGAACCCGCATTTCAGCGACAAATCTTCTCAAGTGTGCTAAAAAAGCACATTgcgaaaaacaaacaagaaaaatatcaatggaAAGACACACGATGTATAAGATCAAAGTAAAGACGTGAGTTATTGGATCTCGAAAAATGTTtacaattgaaattgaataggTGTTGTTAATTGGAAAACGTTCCTATCAAAACATAGCCAAGAAAAGCCCGaattgaatctaaaaataattgtaacagaaagacatttttttaaattaacctcTACTGAACACACGTTGAAAAGATTAgaatcagcaaaaaataatattcgcTACTGATGGAGAGGAATTAAATTagctaaacaaataaaatcagggTTTATTTAAACTAGAATATTACCACGcttagctaaaaattaaacaagctATCAAGGCGAGTGGTTAAAATAAGCACGCTGACCAAAATAATAGCTagcaaaatatacaaaacatgttttttctAGTTCTCAGTTAAACAactatttaacaattttatataaaatatatataaaaaagtggTTCTCGTGAAAGTCTATAACTGCCTCCCCGCACtggtcaaaaaatagcaaaattttagaGCAGATCTAATTTTATCAGGCACTTtcgtcaaaaaataaaacggaaatACCAAGCGCGACTATCATCTgttgaaatatatatcaatCCCGGCCAGGCCGCAAACGGAACCGTGCGATCTGCGCAAaacaaacttgaaaaaataatattacatcACACAATAGGCACTTCTGTTCCACTACGAACGTTTTATCAGTGGAGCGATATTAGCAAAAAGTCGCGAGAGAGTAAAAGTGCATGTGTATCGATTTTAGTCTTGTGATTCGTCAGTCGGGCAGGGCGCGCAAAAGTggctgaaatgaaaacacgtaCACGCGGCGCGATATAGAGGCAAAAGGCAAAAAGGCAGTGGGGTTTCCTTTAGCCACTGCTGCGAAGTCGACGCCTGCGTGCGCGGTGCTCAAGTCCTGCCCGTGTGTCCTCGTGGGTGCTTCAGTCAGTGCAAGCAGTCGAGCCACTTGGTTCAGTCGAGCCAGGGCAGTCGGCGAGCGGCCACCATTTGGCCGCCTTTTTTCACCAATTCGACCGTAGAGCGGCCCTCAGCCACAGGCAGCCATGGACTCGGACATCGACAACCTGATGGGCCATATAGGTAAGGGGGCCCGGCGCAACCACTTAGTGCTTGGCATATTGAGATAATTTACCATCTGACCTGACCTGCCTTGTTTGCGCAAAGTGCTAAAATTTGCTTTCCCATGAAGGGATTTTGAGAGGAAATGAGATTTTAAGTAAGGTTTCGTCAGTTTTTGGTGTTTTTCTGTTCTTGATCACGTTTTTAAGAATATTGGACTGTATTTTTAGTTAAGAAtacgttttcaattttcaaataacgaaatgtttttatctaaaaaactTCAGCAACAAATTAGTTAGATATATCTCATTTGAATTAATGAATAACCGGAATAATCTGAATTTTCACGTTCGCTCCAACCTCTAACTTTATCTGTCCGGCGAATAAGCTGTGTTTGTTTTGCCTCGAGATTTGCAAAAGGTTGAAAGCGGGCGTGCATATGGACACACGATAGAGCAGAGCGGGTTATTTTTACTTCTAAACTACCAGAAGCGCGAGCAAGTGTGAAGCAATATAAGCCGCGCCGAGCGTGTTAGCATGCTGAGATCTTGTTGTGTTCtcatttttggttttcagaagtTGGACCCTTAAAATGGGTTAAATCAGATATCTCGGTAGTTCAACCTGCAGAGCTATAATATTGCCGGAAATCGACTAAATTTACTGCAAATTGGGCTCGAGAATAATATTactatcaaatattttgctatctTTGCTTTGCAAATAGCGATAATTCCCTtcgcatatttatttaattttgatttctatcGATTAAGATTGAACTACAGAAAGTGATAAGAAATTTTCCATAAACTCGTCTGGAATTTttgactgaaatttaaatttgccagATTGTTCGTTAgccgaaaatattattgaggCAAAATAAATGTGGGAAATGAGGgcgatattaaaataaacttgcgaGAGCAGTATAGAGAAATTACTTTTCGCTGCTTTATGGCAGAGAGTGTCATACTAAACGATtcgaaatgttatatgagagaAATCGTGTTTATTGCGAGTGGTTTAGTGTTTAGTTGAGCCAAAGTTGATAAAATTGAGTGAGCAAGTTGAGGTGAACCGCAATCACAGACACAAGTGTTGATTCGCTCTCGAGCCTTTTTGTCTGGCGAGATTGAAACCAGTTGGTCCAAGGTGCAAGCATCTTGAGAGAGGGAACCAGATCGCGCATGCATCACACGCATTGTTAACTGAGGCGCGCGGAAATGTTGGAAATTAATAAGATATACATATATGGGGGTCACGAATCAAAGTGCGCGACGAgattgcaaaatttgtgtGAGATCTCATCATGGGGGATAATAAAATACAGCCGGCAGTGGAGCATTTCACTCATCGGCTGATATGTACACACAAGAAGTGTCAAAAGGCCAGCTGAAAACTTTCATTTCAAGTTCGTCAAGATAAGAAATGCGCAGCACTGACATATATTTTTGGACAGTTTCGAATTTCATCGGTAgtatttgtaatatttttctgacttAATCAGAAGGTAATCACATAATTAACACGCAGCAGCTATGTTAAACGACTGTTAATTTATCTATGATTATATTGAAATCATTCCTTCTCTagcatttctaattttaactaaatttgaaacacaaaGTACTTTCCGGGAGCATTTTTAAGCAACACAAACCATTCTGAGAAGTACGCATTTagcataatattataatttctcAGAATGGTTTGAGTGCCTTACctagaaatttcaaacttcatttatattttggaattacaatttttaaaaaaaattaaagactaTACTTCTGCTATTTAATCAAATGTTTTCGTCTCACTTATATCAAATCAGAAATacgaaaaaaacaaaattcttcgttttaatttttaatccatgaaaaatatatttttacttgataGTAAAATGTGATAATGGTCTTAATATACGAGCTCATCACTAAAAGCATTTAACACCGATTAATGATAACCAGTCTAATAGTTGTGTTTACTCAGACAACGCGGTtgtgtatttttcttgaacatgtacaaatacatatttaatattcGATTTAAGTAATTGAAAGGCCATATTATTCTTCTACAAGCAATCTGGAATAATGCCTCAATTAAGCTAAATTTTGCTATGCACGGGGGATGTATTGATTTTCGCCTGTTTTGCGAGGATATCGTGGGAGTCTATTTTGTTTGTGCCAGTCGACTCGGGTGCGAACCCTTAGGAGTGCCCGTAGCCGTGGACGTTTGTTGCGCTTGCTTTGCTCTTGGCCAAGTTATCCAACTGGTGTAAAAAGCGCGCATTTAAAACCCCTTTTACTCAATATGAATCCCATAACTGCAACCCATGCACCATGGAATTCTACGAATaatatgaattgaaatttccctTCCAGTGCTTCACCCCTTATTATGGGATGCAGCTGAGTGCCgtgtttaatttatgaatcaatattttccgGTTTTCTTGCgacatttttgaaatgtaGTATAGTTGCGGGGTGGCCGTACGGGTAGGAAAAGGAATGAACTGCTCAGTTTGGCTGCTAGAGATTGactaaatatatttcacaCTCCGCAATCTCTGCGTGCTCACATACATGAAATATCTGAGTGAATTCTTGGGATATATAACAGTTTTCGCTTCTATTAATATCAGGTATATGCAAATGAACTCTATGACGTGTTTATCATGCTGCAAATATAGGGTTGCCAATGAAAGAGTTAAAACTATACGAGATGATACTTTTCTTATTGTGCTAATGAACATCGTCTGGATGTTTCTAGGTCCACGTGCTGTGCTTGTGCTTAAGTATaacttcaaaacaaatttactgGATATgctgttaaaaattagcaccgtgataataataattttgtgcatAAACAAGAGAGCGGAAAAGTGTGAcaagcatatttaaaaataaattaaaatattcgatttGACTATATGATGACATCCAAGTTGGGAGGAAAGGAACCACGCTAGCGTTgctcaaaatatatatatttccaaaaagaattagaaaaaagttaattaaaacataaccaaaaacatattttcgcTATAGTTGAATGGGATaatatattgattaaaatgatCCTTCATAACCTCTGCTCAAAATTGATAGGCTCTTATGACTTTAGACCTATTATAATTTCTATGCCCTTTCTGACTGTGCAGAATGCACTTCCCcactcaattttattgaattgaaaatttgctatgaacaaaaaaatgttgcaggCGAATTTGGCAAATATCAGATGCGGCAGTTCCTGCTGCACATCCTAGCCGGCGGCACGGCTGGAGTACACATGCTGTCCTTGGTCACCGTTGCCGCCACCCCCGACCACAGGTGTCTGGTCGATGGAGTTGAAAGTGCGTTCAACGCCACGTACAACGACCCAGACATGAGGCAGTATATCCCCGTGGTCGATGGAGAATTTGACTCGTGCCACCTGTACGACAGTAACAACGATACCATCACCTGCAACCAGTGGGTGTACGACAACCAGTACTACAGGTCTTCCAGAGTAATAGATGTAAGCTTACAACCGacttatacaaaattttaaactcacaaaattaataataagtgTTATTTTGCaactgaattatttaaagtaataATGAAAGTGTTTTACTCGTTTTCTTTGCCAACGCAGTGGAATATGATCTGCGACCATAGGTGGATGGCAGCGGTATCTCAGTCAGTGTTCATGTTTGGCGTATTCACAGGCGCAGTTGTTCTCGGCAGTCTTGCTGACAGGTACggagctttgaaatttaatacgttttattttttaatgtgatcttAACCGTGAAGTGTATCTTCATTGCGCAACTGAACCACAATAGtttgacgtttttattttgcttagCCAATTGAAAgtaccaattaaaatttcagattcgGCCGAAAGACCATTTTCTGTTTATCGGGACTGTTGCAACTGATTTTGGGAGTTAGTGTGGCTTTCTTCAGTGAATACTATTCTTTCCTATTTATGCGCTATCTTCTCGGCATCTTTGGCTCCGCCGGCGCTTACATCACAGGATTCGTGCTGAGTGAGTCTATATGcccagttaaattttaagcacttTTATTTCGAACTAtctaatgttaaaataataaaaggggCTTAGAGTGACGAAAATTTAgtacaaaaataatcacaGATAATTTCAGCAATGGAGCTGGTCGGGCCATCAAAACGAACAATATGTGGAATATCGTTCCAGGCGTCATTCGCCCTGGGAGTGATGCTGGTGGCACTTTGGGGTGCGTTAATAGGTGACCGCGTCATGCTGCAGGTCGTCTACGGCCTCCACTCTTTGCTGATCATTCCGCACTACTGGTTTGGCTGCCCCCTCTCGAATCGTTCCCTTTTAACAAAACTCTATCCTCCCCAGGATAATGGACGAATCTCCCCGGTGGCTGTGGTCTCAGGGCAGAATCCACGAAGCTGTCAGTATTGTGGAGAAAGCCGCCAAAATGAACGGACAGGATGCGCCGGACAGAGCCTTCTACGTATCGAGAGGCATGTCCGGAATGCGGACTAAGGAGGAGATGGAGCTCAACGCACCCAAGGCAGGCATCATTGACTTGGTGCGGACGCCGAACCTGCGCGCCAAGACCCTCAACTGCGCTCTGAACTGGTTCGCCAACAGCATCGTCTACTATGGCTTGTCCCTCAACACGGGCAAGCTGCTCGGCAACCCGTACCTCATGCTCTTCATCGTCGGGCTCGTCGAGTGGCCGTCCTACATAGCCACCGTGCTGCTGATGGACAGGACGGGACGCCGGTCCCTGATCAGCTCTACCATGCTGCTCGGAGGATTTGCTTGCCTCCTTGCCGTTTTCATTCCTAATGGTAAGTTTTTTTGTTGGTGACATTCAAAGAGTTAAACAGACACTGTTAACAATAACTATCCTGAGTATTAGGCTCTTAAATTCACAACTAAACTGAATTGAAGAAAGGCTAAATAGACACACAATATCAGGGGGGGTTTTCGCAactctttttgaaattttagtgtttttaaaaaaatactttttttaacaataaagtagatgataaattttcctattaGGCATGCAAAAATTACACTATTTTGTTAAGCATAGTGCTGCgccaaaaaaattactatACTGGGTCttccgtttttaaaaatttaacttcatttgaattttttcaattttcaacaacCTATAATGAAAAGGCAACCA is part of the Cloeon dipterum chromosome 1, ieCloDipt1.1, whole genome shotgun sequence genome and harbors:
- the LOC135934480 gene encoding organic cation transporter protein, which codes for MDSDIDNLMGHIGEFGKYQMRQFLLHILAGGTAGVHMLSLVTVAATPDHRCLVDGVESAFNATYNDPDMRQYIPVVDGEFDSCHLYDSNNDTITCNQWVYDNQYYRSSRVIDWNMICDHRWMAAVSQSVFMFGVFTGAVVLGSLADRFGRKTIFCLSGLLQLILGVSVAFFSEYYSFLFMRYLLGIFGSAGAYITGFVLTMELVGPSKRTICGISFQASFALGVMLVALWGALIGDRVMLQVVYGLHSLLIIPHYWIMDESPRWLWSQGRIHEAVSIVEKAAKMNGQDAPDRAFYVSRGMSGMRTKEEMELNAPKAGIIDLVRTPNLRAKTLNCALNWFANSIVYYGLSLNTGKLLGNPYLMLFIVGLVEWPSYIATVLLMDRTGRRSLISSTMLLGGFACLLAVFIPNGTVVTVIVMVGKFFIAASFAIIYNYTAEMFPTVVRNTALGVGSMCARLSGALTPMIGLLDSLDKTLPTVIFASLALLAGALALFLPETAGKPMPQTLEEGEEFGKGDTAFSSCFGGARRRTASLAVPEQSTPRNDIALNIRD